One stretch of Pradoshia sp. D12 DNA includes these proteins:
- a CDS encoding ROK family protein, giving the protein MLLGGIEAGGTKFVCAVGDSAGTILERITIPTTTPEETMPRVFAFFEKYELNAIGVGSFGPIDVNIDSPTYGSITATPKLAWRDYPIVKELRQRLSVPIGFNTDVNAAALAEATLGAAKGLDSCLYITVGTGIGAGAVVHGKLLQGLSHPEMGHILVRRHEMDTYEGKCPYHQDCLEGLAAGPAIEARWGQKAVNLEGREEVWEMEGFYIAQALMQYILILSPKKIILGGGVMKQKHVFPIIYNHLKKLLNQYVVLPELDTAIDSYIVSPGLGDNAGVVGSLLLADQAIQGK; this is encoded by the coding sequence ATGTTATTAGGTGGGATTGAAGCGGGTGGTACAAAATTTGTTTGTGCTGTAGGAGACTCGGCAGGAACTATTCTGGAACGTATAACGATTCCTACCACTACACCTGAGGAAACAATGCCTCGGGTATTCGCTTTTTTTGAAAAGTATGAGCTAAATGCAATTGGTGTAGGTTCTTTTGGTCCAATTGATGTAAATATCGATAGTCCTACATACGGCTCCATTACCGCAACACCGAAACTTGCCTGGAGAGATTATCCGATTGTTAAGGAATTAAGGCAGCGGTTATCTGTTCCAATTGGTTTTAATACGGATGTAAATGCTGCTGCACTGGCGGAGGCCACCTTAGGTGCTGCCAAAGGACTGGACAGCTGTTTGTATATTACGGTGGGTACCGGAATTGGTGCAGGAGCAGTTGTGCACGGAAAGTTACTACAGGGATTATCTCATCCGGAGATGGGGCATATCCTAGTTCGACGCCATGAAATGGACACCTACGAAGGGAAATGTCCATACCATCAAGACTGCCTTGAAGGATTAGCAGCGGGACCCGCGATTGAAGCACGCTGGGGCCAAAAAGCGGTTAACCTGGAAGGGCGGGAAGAAGTTTGGGAGATGGAAGGGTTTTATATCGCTCAAGCCCTTATGCAATATATTTTAATCCTATCTCCAAAGAAGATTATTTTAGGCGGCGGGGTTATGAAGCAAAAGCATGTATTCCCGATTATCTATAACCATTTAAAAAAATTACTTAATCAATATGTTGTATTACCTGAACTGGATACAGCCATCGATTCTTATATCGTTTCTCCCGGATTGGGTGACAATGCAGGCGTAGTTGGCTCACTCCTTCTTGCTGATCAAGCTATTCAAGGTAAATAA
- a CDS encoding type II secretion system F family protein has translation MNEMLYIPLTAGVAMLAFIVGIYFYLGYRAQKREWKQKLATWYPEEKRKSFIVGLGDKYDKTDRAKVLAEKLHNANLILTPSEYLGFHLLGFLGLVLVFTNMFKIPFPLSVIIPILILLGAHSGLFMVRKNKYEERFNDQLADICRLLGNAARSGMTLTQGIDLVAKETPAPAGKEFKRISQELKLGVPLEYALRSIQKQNKSRDFQLFIATLLIQKKTGGNLAAILESMSNTLEDRKILNQSIKTMTAEQKYISFIVPAMPVFLVLIMNASVDGFVDPLWTGPGIVLLVLFAAGVVLSFFLIRKITNIKV, from the coding sequence ATGAATGAAATGCTTTACATCCCTCTCACTGCTGGTGTGGCTATGTTGGCTTTTATAGTTGGCATTTATTTTTATCTTGGCTACCGTGCCCAAAAACGTGAATGGAAACAGAAGCTGGCAACCTGGTATCCAGAAGAAAAACGTAAAAGCTTTATTGTCGGTTTGGGTGATAAATACGACAAAACAGATCGGGCTAAAGTTTTAGCAGAGAAATTACATAATGCAAATCTTATATTAACCCCATCTGAATATCTTGGCTTTCATCTGCTTGGATTCCTGGGACTAGTTTTGGTCTTTACAAATATGTTTAAAATCCCCTTCCCTCTTAGTGTAATCATACCTATATTGATTTTACTAGGTGCCCATTCCGGTTTATTCATGGTCCGGAAAAATAAATATGAAGAACGCTTTAATGACCAACTGGCAGATATCTGTCGTTTGCTCGGAAATGCGGCCAGATCGGGTATGACACTAACTCAGGGAATCGATTTGGTGGCGAAAGAAACACCCGCACCGGCAGGAAAAGAATTTAAAAGAATTTCGCAGGAGTTGAAATTGGGGGTCCCATTGGAATACGCCCTGCGTTCTATTCAAAAACAAAATAAATCACGGGATTTCCAACTGTTTATAGCGACGTTGCTCATTCAGAAGAAAACTGGTGGTAACTTGGCAGCGATCCTAGAATCCATGTCCAACACACTTGAGGATCGCAAAATCCTTAATCAATCTATTAAAACCATGACAGCCGAGCAAAAATATATTTCATTTATTGTTCCGGCAATGCCTGTGTTTCTCGTCTTGATTATGAACGCTTCAGTGGATGGCTTTGTAGATCCGCTATGGACTGGACCGGGAATTGTATTACTTGTTTTGTTTGCAGCGGGTGTTGTACTTTCGTTTTTCTTGATTCGAAAAATCACGAATATAAAGGTGTAA
- a CDS encoding VWA domain-containing protein, which yields MKKWVLIAVAALFISGCTDQEKETEVNEKPKENSTEEVNSVEETDPENAIPKENVSVEETSWIEKFEAAPEVKMSPEYLANQPQGPYADISYDSNPESYQEFLKVMEGIPENATEEELDKVFNYIVSQVSVDVTDPQTVIDSWKVSSFGDPEIEDSRYQFKENYNIEVILDSSGSMANITNGKTRMVVAKEAIQQFLMSAPEKANVALRVYGHKGTSKDSDKKLSCDSSELVYKFGSYKEKEFNQALSSFEPAGWTPLAQSLMDAQNDLKEFKSDKNTNMIYVVSDGIETCDGNPVEAAKKLGESDLQPVINIIGFGVDSEGQKQLKEMATASNGTYTNVHNSNQLKSEFDKAKNALEKWKQWKENANYDAKVDRNKRYLDTNSLNNEYSNNIQKQQNNMVFIINGLRNKDLITSEQKEYLTSRKSELAKEMDEARKTIREDLENLNAKTLEDTKKQIEEKYNQNTQ from the coding sequence TTGAAAAAATGGGTGCTAATAGCAGTTGCTGCTTTGTTTATATCAGGATGCACTGATCAAGAAAAAGAAACAGAAGTAAATGAGAAGCCTAAAGAAAATAGTACTGAAGAAGTGAACAGTGTAGAAGAAACAGATCCGGAGAATGCTATACCAAAAGAAAATGTCTCAGTTGAAGAAACTTCATGGATTGAAAAATTTGAAGCTGCTCCAGAAGTAAAGATGAGTCCGGAATATTTAGCTAACCAACCTCAAGGACCTTATGCAGATATCAGCTACGATTCGAATCCAGAATCCTATCAAGAATTTTTGAAGGTGATGGAAGGTATTCCAGAGAATGCTACGGAAGAGGAATTAGACAAAGTGTTTAACTATATAGTAAGTCAGGTTTCTGTAGATGTTACAGACCCACAAACGGTTATAGATAGTTGGAAGGTGAGTTCCTTTGGTGATCCTGAAATAGAAGATAGTCGATATCAATTTAAGGAAAATTACAATATTGAGGTTATCTTAGATTCTAGTGGGAGTATGGCTAATATAACTAATGGTAAAACAAGAATGGTTGTAGCGAAGGAAGCGATTCAGCAATTCTTAATGAGTGCGCCTGAAAAAGCCAATGTTGCCCTTCGAGTATATGGTCATAAAGGAACAAGTAAGGACAGTGATAAAAAATTATCTTGTGATAGCAGTGAGTTAGTTTATAAGTTTGGATCCTACAAGGAAAAAGAGTTTAACCAAGCATTGAGTTCCTTTGAACCTGCTGGTTGGACTCCTTTGGCTCAGTCGTTGATGGATGCTCAGAATGATTTAAAAGAGTTTAAGAGTGATAAAAATACGAACATGATATACGTGGTTAGTGATGGAATTGAAACCTGTGATGGGAACCCTGTAGAAGCTGCTAAAAAACTTGGAGAGTCTGATTTGCAACCTGTCATTAATATTATTGGTTTTGGTGTCGATTCAGAAGGACAGAAACAATTGAAAGAAATGGCAACTGCATCGAATGGAACTTATACAAATGTTCATAACAGTAATCAACTAAAGTCGGAATTTGATAAGGCTAAAAATGCTTTAGAGAAATGGAAACAATGGAAGGAAAATGCTAATTATGATGCCAAGGTAGACCGTAATAAAAGATATTTGGATACTAACAGTTTGAATAATGAGTATTCTAATAATATCCAAAAGCAACAGAATAATATGGTTTTTATTATTAATGGATTGAGAAACAAAGACCTTATAACATCTGAACAGAAAGAATACTTAACTTCAAGAAAATCCGAATTAGCAAAAGAAATGGATGAAGCCAGAAAGACAATAAGAGAAGATCTCGAGAATTTAAATGCGAAAACTCTCGAAGATACCAAAAAACAAATCGAAGAGAAATACAATCAAAATACGCAATAA
- a CDS encoding AAA family ATPase, producing the protein MNEELSLLVIGDEDNSIYTAIKDILSEYPKFTLVSTSRVIQQLEDGEHIDIALVLNRQEAPVIEVIQKIKRTSPETLVMFLNSIQDFQLVREVLRAGALDYLVIPDEINLLSERLQTLKEMTKTNKASGAVNSSIFSRGRGEVLAFYSGKGGSGTTFISSAFAQTLKLDSTAEVILLDLNLQYGGIETYLGIETNRSLADLKPVIQEINDSHIRNVTEKEKFSRLEVLLSPRDTEVAESIDEDYVQRLIRACKRSFDFVIIDIPSYIDIASFAAIEEADKIFYVITPDTPSIRVFKSVEELFKRLGIHLDERMEIIINKTGKDSELNGKDLSRFIQYPIAAEIKKDIKGVLHSINKGEPIRKEAKEKRLSAVAKDVQKWVAGLLK; encoded by the coding sequence ATGAATGAAGAATTATCATTGCTGGTAATAGGAGATGAAGATAATAGTATTTATACAGCTATAAAGGATATTTTGTCTGAGTATCCCAAATTTACACTGGTATCAACCAGCCGTGTTATCCAGCAGTTAGAAGATGGCGAGCACATAGATATTGCTTTAGTTCTCAATCGACAGGAAGCGCCAGTAATAGAGGTCATACAAAAGATTAAAAGGACAAGTCCTGAAACGCTGGTTATGTTTTTGAATTCCATTCAGGATTTTCAATTAGTGAGAGAAGTTTTGCGTGCGGGCGCATTGGATTATTTAGTTATCCCCGATGAAATTAATTTATTATCAGAAAGGCTTCAAACGTTAAAAGAAATGACCAAAACTAACAAAGCGAGCGGGGCTGTAAATTCGTCTATCTTTTCAAGGGGACGAGGAGAAGTTTTGGCTTTTTATAGTGGAAAAGGGGGAAGCGGTACGACCTTCATTAGTTCCGCCTTTGCTCAAACCTTGAAGCTCGATTCAACTGCGGAAGTAATCTTACTGGATTTAAATTTGCAGTACGGAGGAATTGAAACTTATCTTGGGATTGAAACGAACCGTTCACTTGCCGATTTGAAACCTGTCATACAAGAGATTAATGACAGCCATATTCGAAACGTGACGGAGAAAGAGAAGTTTTCGAGACTTGAAGTCTTATTGAGTCCAAGAGACACAGAAGTTGCAGAGTCCATAGATGAAGACTATGTTCAACGTCTAATCAGAGCTTGCAAGAGAAGTTTTGATTTTGTCATTATTGACATACCTAGCTACATTGATATTGCCTCATTTGCTGCAATTGAAGAAGCAGATAAAATCTTCTATGTTATTACACCTGATACTCCTTCCATACGTGTGTTTAAAAGTGTAGAGGAACTCTTCAAACGCCTGGGAATTCATTTAGATGAACGTATGGAAATCATTATCAATAAAACAGGAAAAGATAGCGAATTAAATGGCAAAGATTTAAGTAGATTCATTCAATATCCGATTGCCGCAGAAATTAAAAAGGATATAAAGGGTGTTCTTCATTCCATTAATAAAGGTGAACCTATTCGAAAAGAAGCTAAGGAAAAGCGGCTCTCTGCAGTAGCGAAGGATGTTCAAAAATGGGTTGCCGGCTTATTGAAATAA
- a CDS encoding Flp pilus assembly protein CpaB has protein sequence MLESKRKAIIFMLLSLFLAILAGFFVLQKVKALNNDLGTVVSVYAANEDISSRQELKPTMITTKDIPKKYLEEYHITNVSDLENKVLVVPLSKGDVISKNILKQASVVLEENNRLISMMSDERVLFDEALEALDRVDIIVSDKLEGNKAQTKIFMKDVKVARIAKKDNKFQGVQLEIPLDKAPELIHMQNYADSVRIIKSNVGQATETPKAAKKNEPVVTEEAVVEQKPVEKKEPEVKKTEEDEKNKEADPGKDTSKDKEKE, from the coding sequence ATGTTAGAGTCAAAAAGGAAAGCTATTATATTCATGCTATTATCTTTATTTTTAGCTATTTTGGCCGGATTCTTTGTATTGCAGAAGGTAAAGGCTTTAAACAATGATTTAGGGACAGTTGTATCCGTTTATGCAGCTAATGAAGATATTTCTTCAAGACAGGAATTAAAGCCTACTATGATTACGACAAAAGATATTCCAAAGAAGTATTTGGAGGAATACCATATTACAAATGTCAGTGATTTAGAAAATAAGGTATTAGTCGTTCCGCTAAGTAAAGGGGACGTCATCTCTAAGAATATTCTTAAACAAGCCTCTGTAGTATTAGAAGAAAATAATCGATTGATTTCGATGATGTCGGATGAAAGAGTCCTATTCGATGAGGCATTGGAAGCATTGGATCGTGTAGATATTATCGTTTCAGATAAATTGGAAGGGAATAAGGCTCAAACTAAAATATTTATGAAAGACGTAAAAGTAGCCCGTATAGCCAAAAAAGATAATAAGTTTCAGGGTGTTCAACTGGAGATTCCATTGGACAAGGCTCCGGAATTAATACATATGCAGAATTACGCAGACAGTGTCCGGATTATTAAATCAAATGTAGGTCAGGCTACGGAGACTCCTAAAGCCGCAAAGAAAAATGAACCGGTGGTAACAGAAGAGGCAGTAGTTGAGCAAAAACCGGTAGAAAAGAAGGAGCCAGAGGTAAAAAAGACTGAAGAAGATGAAAAAAATAAGGAAGCAGATCCTGGAAAAGATACATCTAAGGATAAAGAGAAAGAATAA
- a CDS encoding CpaF family protein, with amino-acid sequence MALFNKKRDVTIEKEVTYNSLQSNPYIDELVEHYKTRLLTETNLDTLTALSEGEKRLTIERLISAFMSEEKVVIPRYDKETMLARLIDESVGFGPLEPLLNDDSITEILINGPAEVFIEKQGRLQRSDVNFRDEAHVRHIIDRVVAPLGRRIDESSPMVDARLPDGSRVNAVIPPISLNGTLVSIRKFRKTPFEMQDLLNFDSLDETMATFLQAIVEAKMNVLISGGTGSGKTTFLNAVAKSIPIHERVITIEDSAELRLNRGSVVGLEARPANVEGRGEITIRQLVKNALRMRPDRIIVGEVRGSEAFDMLQAMNTGHEGSLTTVHANSPSDALSRVEGMVIMAGMDLPSHIVREYIVGALDYIIQAERLSDGKRKITHISEVSVDEQNKVQIRDIFHFKRTGMGANGEVLGYHTATGLVPKALERLRIFGIHLDEVIFRPKEEELVYE; translated from the coding sequence ATGGCACTTTTTAATAAAAAAAGGGACGTAACAATTGAAAAAGAGGTTACGTATAATTCCTTGCAATCAAATCCCTATATCGATGAATTGGTTGAACATTACAAAACCAGACTTCTAACTGAAACCAATTTAGATACGCTAACAGCATTATCTGAAGGCGAAAAGCGGCTCACAATCGAACGCTTAATCAGCGCATTTATGTCTGAAGAAAAAGTTGTGATCCCGCGGTACGATAAAGAGACGATGTTAGCTAGGCTTATCGACGAATCAGTGGGTTTTGGTCCATTAGAGCCGTTGCTCAATGATGATTCAATTACAGAAATACTCATTAATGGCCCCGCTGAAGTTTTTATTGAAAAACAGGGAAGATTGCAACGATCAGATGTCAATTTTAGAGACGAAGCCCATGTTAGACATATTATTGACCGAGTGGTTGCTCCTCTTGGGAGAAGGATAGATGAAAGTTCTCCAATGGTCGATGCTCGTCTTCCGGATGGCAGCCGTGTAAACGCTGTTATCCCGCCAATCAGTTTAAACGGGACGTTGGTTTCTATCCGTAAATTTCGTAAAACACCATTTGAGATGCAGGATTTATTGAATTTTGATTCTCTAGATGAAACTATGGCGACCTTCCTTCAGGCCATAGTTGAAGCAAAAATGAATGTGCTGATTTCTGGAGGAACAGGAAGTGGGAAAACTACTTTTCTGAATGCTGTTGCAAAGTCCATACCGATTCATGAACGAGTTATTACAATAGAAGATTCAGCTGAACTACGATTAAATCGGGGATCTGTAGTCGGACTGGAGGCAAGACCTGCAAATGTTGAGGGACGTGGGGAAATTACGATCCGACAATTAGTAAAAAATGCCCTACGGATGCGTCCTGACAGGATTATTGTCGGAGAGGTACGGGGATCGGAAGCATTTGATATGCTGCAGGCTATGAATACCGGTCATGAAGGATCGTTGACGACTGTGCATGCCAATTCCCCATCAGATGCACTGAGCAGGGTTGAAGGAATGGTAATTATGGCGGGAATGGATTTACCGTCACATATTGTAAGGGAGTATATTGTAGGGGCTTTGGATTATATCATTCAAGCTGAGCGTTTATCAGATGGGAAAAGGAAAATCACCCATATATCTGAAGTAAGCGTTGATGAACAAAATAAAGTTCAAATCAGAGATATCTTTCATTTTAAACGTACAGGTATGGGAGCGAATGGAGAGGTATTGGGATACCATACTGCAACAGGCTTAGTTCCTAAAGCACTCGAGAGACTTCGTATATTCGGTATTCACTTGGATGAAGTAATCTTTAGGCCAAAGGAGGAGGAATTGGTGTATGAATGA
- a CDS encoding type II secretion system F family protein: protein MDALIILCVLLFWLFFTLTIRHYSRYLNEKRGLIGHIAETVHEGYLGVPKKKKKNSKLTDKLLSYSDDFAELGKRINFFSENKDIEDLLRKSGRPYNLTLDRFQGLKIWLAVTLFFGSLIFLILGFPLAQFGPIFMPLIGYMAPIILLKQAARKRQEALRHDLPDFLDTVSTSLQAGVSLDQTLREVIRYFEGPLHEEFSRFNHEIDLGVPREMAYRGLLERNDNKEFQGLIKSLIQGLKLGVPIATTFKVQAEDMRQFREEKIKELAAKASPKVTMVTTFVVAPVSLMIIAGLMVLNMIYGENSIGSLFK from the coding sequence ATGGATGCTCTAATTATTTTATGTGTGCTGTTATTTTGGTTGTTTTTTACATTAACGATCCGTCATTATTCCCGCTATTTAAATGAGAAAAGGGGACTCATTGGCCATATTGCAGAAACGGTCCATGAAGGGTATTTGGGTGTTCCTAAAAAGAAGAAAAAGAACTCAAAACTTACTGATAAACTTCTCAGTTATTCGGATGATTTTGCTGAACTAGGGAAACGGATAAACTTCTTTAGTGAAAATAAAGATATTGAAGACTTGCTCAGAAAATCAGGACGTCCCTATAATTTAACACTGGACAGATTCCAGGGTCTGAAAATTTGGTTGGCTGTTACGCTTTTCTTTGGTTCTTTGATCTTTTTAATTCTAGGATTTCCGTTGGCTCAATTTGGTCCGATCTTTATGCCGCTAATTGGGTATATGGCTCCTATTATTCTGTTGAAGCAGGCAGCTAGAAAACGTCAGGAAGCATTAAGACATGATTTACCTGACTTCCTAGATACAGTGAGTACCAGTTTGCAGGCTGGTGTCAGTCTGGATCAAACCTTACGTGAGGTTATCCGTTATTTTGAAGGACCGCTACACGAGGAATTCTCCCGTTTTAACCATGAGATTGATTTAGGTGTTCCTCGTGAGATGGCATACAGAGGTCTGTTGGAGAGAAATGATAATAAGGAATTCCAGGGATTAATAAAATCTCTGATACAAGGATTAAAGCTGGGAGTGCCAATCGCAACGACATTTAAAGTACAAGCCGAGGACATGAGGCAATTCCGCGAAGAGAAAATTAAAGAACTCGCAGCCAAGGCTTCTCCAAAAGTAACAATGGTAACCACCTTTGTAGTAGCACCTGTATCACTTATGATCATTGCAGGATTAATGGTCTTAAATATGATTTATGGTGAAAACAGCATTGGAAGTTTATTTAAGTAA